Proteins co-encoded in one Heptranchias perlo isolate sHepPer1 chromosome 9, sHepPer1.hap1, whole genome shotgun sequence genomic window:
- the LOC137325576 gene encoding glutamine synthetase, mitochondrial isoform X1 — MKSFDPEKKNLNSCSAARPDSTADSRGFKVYFWWRMRISRCFLFLVKKCGNSKPTIWRNQHTYKMATSASANLSKIVKKNYMELPQDGKVQAMYIWIDGTGEAVRCKTRTLDKEPKSITELPEWNFDGSSTYQSEGSNSDMYLVPSAMFRDPFRRDPNKLVLCEVLKYNRKPAETNLRNSCQKIMSMIANEYPWFGMEQEYTLLGTDGHPFGWPSNGFPGPQGPYYCGVGADKAYGRDIVEAHYRACLYAGIQICGTNAEVMAAQWEYQVGPCEGIKMGDHLWISRFILHRVCEDFGIIASFDPKPIPGNWNGAGCHTNFSTKAMRDDGGLKYIEESIEKLGKRHQYHIRAYDPKGGLDNARRLTGHHETSNINEFSAGVANRGASIRIPRSVGQDKKGYFEDRRPSANCDPYAVTEALVRTCILGESGDKPVEYNKN, encoded by the exons ATGAAAAGCTTCGATccagaaaaaaaaaacctcaacagCTGCTCAGCAGCAAGACCTGACAGCACAGCCGATTCAAGGGGCTTTAAAG TCTATTTTTGGTGGAGGATGCGGATATCTCGCTGTTTCCTGTTTCTGGTAAAAAAATGCGGTAATAGCAAGCCGACGATATGGCGGAATCAACAT ACTTACAAGATGGCCACTTCAGCCAGCGCCAATTTGAGCAAAATCGTCAAGAAGAATTACATGGAGCTGCCCCAAGATGGAAAGGTGCAAGCGATGTATATCTGGATAGACGGCACAGGAGAGGCAGTGCGATGTAAAACCAGGACCTTGGACAAAGAGCCCAAGAGCATTACTG AACTCCCAGAATGGAACTTTGATGGCTCGAGTACATATCAGTCAGAGGGTTCCAACAGCGACATGTACCTGGTCCCATCTGCCATGTTCCGGGATCCTTTCCGTAGGGATCCAAACAAGCTCGTCCTTTGTGAGGTCCTCAAGTATAACAGGAAGCCAGCAG AAACTAATCTTAGAAACTCATGCCAGAAAATCATGTCTATGATCGCAAATGAATATCCATGGTTTGGAATGGAACAAGAGTACACTTTGTTGGGAACAGACGGACATCCCTTTGGATGGCCTTCCAATGGCTTTCCTGGACCACAAG GGCCGTATTACTGTGGCGTTGGTGCAGACAAGGCTTATGGTAGAGATATTGTGGAGGCTCACTACCGGGCTTGTCTGTATGCCGGAATTCAAATTTGTGGAACCAATGCTGAAGTTATGGCTGCTCAG TGGGAATACCAAGTTGGACCTTGTGAAGGCATCAAGATGGGTGACCACTTGTGGATTTCAAGGTTTATTCTGCACAGGGTGTGTGAGGATTTTGGTATCATTGCTAGCTTTGACCCTAAGCCCATTCCTGGCAACTGGAATGGTGCTGGGTGCCACACCAACTTTAGCACCAAAGCCATGCGGGATGATGGAGGGTTGAA atacattgaagaatcaaTTGAAAAACTGGGCAAGAGGCATCAGTACCACATTCGTGCCTACGATCCTAAAGGAGGGTTGGACAATGCTAGACGTTTGACAGGCCACCATGAAACCTCAAATATCAACGAGTTCTCAGCTGGTGTTGCCAATAGAGGAGCCAGCATCCGAATCCCTCGATCTGTGGGCCAGGACAAGAAAGGCTACTTTGAAGACCGCCGTCCATCTGCTAATTGTGACCCTTATGCAGTCACAGAAGCATTGGTCCGCACATGCATATTGGGCGAGTCTGGGGACAAGCCTGTTGAGTACAACAAAAACTAA
- the LOC137325576 gene encoding glutamine synthetase, mitochondrial isoform X2, which yields MATSASANLSKIVKKNYMELPQDGKVQAMYIWIDGTGEAVRCKTRTLDKEPKSITELPEWNFDGSSTYQSEGSNSDMYLVPSAMFRDPFRRDPNKLVLCEVLKYNRKPAETNLRNSCQKIMSMIANEYPWFGMEQEYTLLGTDGHPFGWPSNGFPGPQGPYYCGVGADKAYGRDIVEAHYRACLYAGIQICGTNAEVMAAQWEYQVGPCEGIKMGDHLWISRFILHRVCEDFGIIASFDPKPIPGNWNGAGCHTNFSTKAMRDDGGLKYIEESIEKLGKRHQYHIRAYDPKGGLDNARRLTGHHETSNINEFSAGVANRGASIRIPRSVGQDKKGYFEDRRPSANCDPYAVTEALVRTCILGESGDKPVEYNKN from the exons ATGGCCACTTCAGCCAGCGCCAATTTGAGCAAAATCGTCAAGAAGAATTACATGGAGCTGCCCCAAGATGGAAAGGTGCAAGCGATGTATATCTGGATAGACGGCACAGGAGAGGCAGTGCGATGTAAAACCAGGACCTTGGACAAAGAGCCCAAGAGCATTACTG AACTCCCAGAATGGAACTTTGATGGCTCGAGTACATATCAGTCAGAGGGTTCCAACAGCGACATGTACCTGGTCCCATCTGCCATGTTCCGGGATCCTTTCCGTAGGGATCCAAACAAGCTCGTCCTTTGTGAGGTCCTCAAGTATAACAGGAAGCCAGCAG AAACTAATCTTAGAAACTCATGCCAGAAAATCATGTCTATGATCGCAAATGAATATCCATGGTTTGGAATGGAACAAGAGTACACTTTGTTGGGAACAGACGGACATCCCTTTGGATGGCCTTCCAATGGCTTTCCTGGACCACAAG GGCCGTATTACTGTGGCGTTGGTGCAGACAAGGCTTATGGTAGAGATATTGTGGAGGCTCACTACCGGGCTTGTCTGTATGCCGGAATTCAAATTTGTGGAACCAATGCTGAAGTTATGGCTGCTCAG TGGGAATACCAAGTTGGACCTTGTGAAGGCATCAAGATGGGTGACCACTTGTGGATTTCAAGGTTTATTCTGCACAGGGTGTGTGAGGATTTTGGTATCATTGCTAGCTTTGACCCTAAGCCCATTCCTGGCAACTGGAATGGTGCTGGGTGCCACACCAACTTTAGCACCAAAGCCATGCGGGATGATGGAGGGTTGAA atacattgaagaatcaaTTGAAAAACTGGGCAAGAGGCATCAGTACCACATTCGTGCCTACGATCCTAAAGGAGGGTTGGACAATGCTAGACGTTTGACAGGCCACCATGAAACCTCAAATATCAACGAGTTCTCAGCTGGTGTTGCCAATAGAGGAGCCAGCATCCGAATCCCTCGATCTGTGGGCCAGGACAAGAAAGGCTACTTTGAAGACCGCCGTCCATCTGCTAATTGTGACCCTTATGCAGTCACAGAAGCATTGGTCCGCACATGCATATTGGGCGAGTCTGGGGACAAGCCTGTTGAGTACAACAAAAACTAA